A stretch of Janibacter endophyticus DNA encodes these proteins:
- a CDS encoding HU family DNA-binding protein encodes MNKSELASAVAEKAGVSASSAAEVITALQAVLSEQVAKGEKVTVPGFFSLERVARAERKARNPQTGEEMTIPAGHAAKLTAGSALKAAAKG; translated from the coding sequence ATGAACAAGTCCGAGCTCGCCAGCGCCGTCGCCGAGAAGGCCGGCGTCTCCGCGTCCTCCGCCGCCGAGGTCATCACCGCCCTCCAGGCGGTCCTCTCCGAGCAGGTTGCTAAGGGCGAGAAGGTCACCGTCCCCGGCTTCTTCAGCCTCGAGCGGGTCGCCCGCGCCGAGCGCAAGGCCCGCAACCCCCAGACGGGCGAGGAGATGACGATCCCGGCCGGCCACGCTGCCAAGCTGACCGCCGGCTCCGCCCTCAAGGCTGCCGCCAAGGGCTGA
- the rpoB gene encoding DNA-directed RNA polymerase subunit beta, with the protein MAASRTASPMSTAKTASGRLSFAKIREPLEVPDLLALQTESFDWLLGNQRWQERVAEAEAAGRQDLSRQSGLDEIFEEISPIEDFSGSMSLSFSEGRFEEPKYSVDDCKERDQTYSAPLFVTAEFMNAETGEIKSQTVFMGDFPLMTDRGTFIINGTERVVVSQLVRSPGVYFERTPDKTSDKDIYSSKIIPSRGAWLEFEIDKRDMVGVRVDRKRKQPVTTLLKALGMSEAEIRAEFGDYESMNLTLEKDHLESQDQALLDLYRKLRPGEPPTREAAQTLLDNLYFNGKRYDLAKVGRYKMNRKLGVEVDLDASVLSLDDIVATLKYLVALHADQGTLPGTRNGEAIEVPVETDDIDHFGNRRVRSVGELIQNQVRTGLSRMERVVRERMTTQDVEAITPQTLINIRPVVASIKEFFGTSQLSQFMDQNNPLSGLTHKRRLSALGPGGISRDRAQMEVRDVHPSHYGRMCPIETPEGPNIGLIGSLASYGRINSFGFIETPYRKVEDGVVSDDVTYISADEEDKYVVAQANAELDDKRRFVGDRVLARTKGGEVDQVPAEDVDYMDVSPRQMVSAATAMIPFLEHDDANRALMGANMQRQAVPLVQAEAPFVGTGMEHRAALDSGDVVRAEKAGVVTEVSADLVTVSQDEGGSRSYKIMKFSRSNQGNSYNQRVVVAEGDRVEAGQLIADGPATDGGEMALGRNLLVAFMPWEGYNYEDAIILSQRLVQDDVLSSIHIEEHEVDARDTKLGPEEITRDIPNVSEEVLADLDERGIIRIGAEVRDGDLLVGKVTPKGETELTPEERLLRAIFGEKAREVRDTSMKVPHGETGTVIGVKVFDKDEGDELPPGVNQLVRVYVANKRKITDGDKLAGRHGNKGVISKILPVEDMPFLEDGTPVDVVLNPLGVPGRMNIGQILELHLGWAASRGWEIAGNPDWAAMIPQDARSAEPNTRVASPVFDGASEEEIRGLLDSTLPTRDGVRLIDNSGKTMLFDGRSGEPYPDPVSVGYMYILKLHHLVDDKIHARSTGPYSMITQQPLGGKAQFGGQRFGEMEVWALEAYGASYALQELLTIKSDDVNGRVKVYEAIVKGENIPEPGIPESFKVLIKEMQSLCLNVEVLNSEGGTIEMRDSEDDVFRAAEELGIDLSRREPSSVEEV; encoded by the coding sequence TTGGCTGCCTCGCGCACCGCATCCCCGATGTCCACCGCAAAGACGGCATCCGGCCGGCTTTCCTTCGCGAAGATCCGCGAGCCTCTGGAGGTCCCCGACCTCCTGGCCCTGCAGACCGAGAGCTTCGACTGGCTGCTGGGCAACCAGCGGTGGCAGGAGCGCGTCGCCGAGGCTGAGGCCGCCGGCCGTCAGGACCTCTCCCGCCAGTCCGGCCTCGACGAGATCTTCGAGGAGATCTCCCCCATCGAGGACTTCTCCGGCTCCATGTCCCTCTCCTTCTCCGAGGGTCGCTTCGAGGAGCCGAAGTACTCCGTCGACGACTGCAAGGAGCGCGACCAGACCTACTCGGCGCCGCTCTTCGTCACGGCCGAGTTCATGAACGCCGAGACCGGCGAGATCAAGAGCCAGACCGTCTTCATGGGCGACTTCCCGCTCATGACCGACCGCGGCACCTTCATCATCAACGGCACCGAGCGGGTCGTCGTCTCGCAGCTCGTCCGCAGCCCGGGCGTCTACTTCGAGCGCACCCCGGACAAGACGTCCGACAAGGACATCTACTCCAGCAAGATCATCCCGAGCCGGGGCGCCTGGCTCGAGTTCGAGATCGACAAGCGCGACATGGTCGGTGTCCGCGTCGACCGCAAGCGCAAGCAGCCGGTGACCACCCTGCTCAAGGCCCTCGGCATGTCCGAGGCCGAGATCCGGGCCGAGTTCGGCGACTACGAGTCGATGAACCTGACCCTCGAGAAGGACCACCTCGAGAGCCAGGACCAGGCGCTGCTCGACCTCTACCGCAAGCTGCGCCCGGGCGAGCCGCCGACCCGTGAGGCCGCGCAGACCCTGCTCGACAACCTCTACTTCAACGGCAAGCGCTACGACCTCGCCAAGGTCGGTCGCTACAAGATGAACCGCAAGCTCGGGGTCGAGGTCGACCTCGACGCCTCGGTGCTCTCGCTCGACGACATCGTCGCCACGCTGAAGTACCTCGTCGCGCTGCACGCCGACCAGGGCACCCTGCCGGGCACCCGGAACGGCGAGGCCATCGAGGTCCCCGTCGAGACCGACGACATCGACCACTTCGGCAACCGTCGCGTCCGCAGCGTCGGCGAGCTCATCCAGAACCAGGTCCGCACGGGCCTGTCCCGGATGGAGCGCGTCGTCCGCGAGCGCATGACGACCCAGGACGTCGAGGCCATCACGCCGCAGACGCTCATCAACATCCGGCCGGTCGTCGCCTCCATCAAGGAGTTCTTCGGCACCAGCCAGCTCTCGCAGTTCATGGACCAGAACAACCCGCTGTCGGGCCTGACCCACAAGCGGCGTCTCTCCGCGCTCGGCCCGGGTGGTATCTCCCGTGACCGCGCCCAGATGGAGGTCCGTGACGTCCACCCGTCGCACTACGGCCGCATGTGCCCGATCGAGACCCCTGAGGGCCCGAACATCGGTCTCATCGGCTCGCTCGCGTCCTACGGGCGGATCAACTCCTTCGGCTTCATCGAGACGCCGTACCGCAAGGTCGAGGACGGGGTCGTCTCCGACGACGTCACCTACATCTCCGCGGACGAGGAGGACAAGTACGTCGTGGCCCAGGCCAACGCCGAGCTCGACGACAAGCGCCGTTTCGTCGGTGACCGCGTCCTCGCCCGGACCAAGGGTGGCGAGGTCGACCAGGTGCCGGCCGAGGACGTCGACTACATGGACGTCTCGCCGCGCCAGATGGTCTCGGCCGCGACCGCGATGATCCCCTTCCTCGAGCACGACGACGCCAACCGTGCGCTCATGGGCGCCAACATGCAGCGTCAGGCCGTCCCGCTCGTCCAGGCCGAGGCTCCCTTCGTGGGCACCGGCATGGAGCACCGCGCCGCGCTCGACTCGGGCGACGTCGTCCGCGCCGAGAAGGCCGGTGTCGTCACCGAGGTCTCCGCCGACCTCGTGACGGTCAGCCAGGACGAGGGCGGCAGCCGCTCGTACAAGATCATGAAGTTCTCTCGCTCCAACCAGGGCAACAGCTACAACCAGCGCGTCGTGGTCGCCGAGGGTGACCGCGTCGAGGCCGGTCAGCTCATCGCTGACGGTCCCGCGACCGACGGCGGCGAGATGGCCCTCGGGCGCAACCTGCTCGTCGCCTTCATGCCGTGGGAGGGCTACAACTACGAGGACGCGATCATCCTCTCGCAGCGCCTCGTCCAGGACGACGTACTCTCCTCGATCCACATCGAGGAGCACGAGGTCGACGCCCGCGACACCAAGCTCGGTCCGGAGGAGATCACCCGGGACATCCCGAACGTCTCCGAGGAGGTCCTCGCCGACCTCGACGAGCGCGGCATCATCCGCATCGGCGCCGAGGTCCGCGACGGCGACCTGCTCGTCGGCAAGGTCACGCCCAAGGGCGAGACCGAGCTGACCCCGGAGGAACGGCTGCTCCGCGCGATCTTCGGTGAGAAGGCGCGCGAGGTCCGCGACACGTCCATGAAGGTCCCCCACGGCGAGACCGGCACGGTCATCGGTGTCAAGGTCTTCGACAAGGACGAGGGCGACGAGCTGCCTCCGGGCGTCAACCAGCTCGTCCGGGTCTACGTGGCCAACAAGCGCAAGATCACCGACGGTGACAAGCTCGCGGGCCGGCACGGCAACAAGGGCGTCATCTCCAAGATCCTCCCGGTCGAGGACATGCCCTTCCTCGAGGACGGCACCCCGGTCGACGTCGTGCTCAACCCGCTCGGCGTCCCCGGTCGGATGAACATCGGCCAGATCCTCGAGCTCCACCTCGGCTGGGCAGCCAGCCGGGGCTGGGAGATCGCGGGCAACCCGGACTGGGCCGCGATGATCCCGCAGGACGCGCGCTCCGCCGAGCCGAACACCCGCGTCGCGAGCCCCGTCTTCGACGGTGCGAGCGAGGAGGAGATCCGCGGTCTGCTCGACTCGACCCTGCCGACCCGCGACGGCGTCCGGCTCATCGACAACAGCGGCAAGACCATGCTGTTCGACGGCCGCTCCGGCGAGCCGTACCCGGACCCGGTCTCGGTCGGCTACATGTACATCCTCAAGCTGCACCACCTCGTGGACGACAAGATCCACGCGCGCAGCACGGGTCCGTACTCGATGATCACCCAGCAGCCGCTCGGCGGTAAGGCCCAGTTCGGTGGCCAGCGCTTCGGCGAGATGGAGGTGTGGGCCCTCGAGGCCTACGGCGCCTCCTACGCGCTCCAGGAGCTGCTCACGATCAAGTCCGACGACGTCAACGGCCGCGTCAAGGTGTACGAGGCCATCGTCAAGGGCGAGAACATCCCGGAGCCGGGCATCCCCGAGTCCTTCAAGGTGCTCATCAAGGAGATGCAGTCCCTCTGCCTCAACGTGGAGGTCCTCAACTCCGAGGGCGGCACCATCGAGATGCGCGACTCCGAGGACGACGTCTTCCGCGCCGCCGAGGAGCTCGGCATCGACCTGTCCCGGCGCGAGCCGAGCAGCGTCGAAGAGGTCTGA
- a CDS encoding DNA-directed RNA polymerase subunit beta', with protein MLDVNFFDELRIGLASASDIRNWSHGEVKKPETINYRTLKPEKEGLFCERIFGPTRDWECSCGKYKRVRFKGIICERCGVEVTRAGVRRERMGHIELAAPVTHIWYFKGVPSRLGYLLDLAPKDLEKVIYFAAYMITSVDEEGRHKALPTLEAEIDTERKAMEQRRDADVEARAKKLEDDIAALEADGAKSDAKRKVRDSAEREMNQIRKRADQQIERLGQVWDRFKTLKVQDLEGDEVLYREMRDRWGMYFEGGMGAAAIQKRLETFDLQAESVALREIIATGKGQKKTRALKRLKVVTAFLTTDNEPAGMVLDAVPVIPPDLRPMVQLDGGRFATSDLNDLYRRVINRNNRLKRLLDLGAPEIIVNNEKRMLQEAVDNLFDNGRRGRAVTGPGNRPLKSLSDMLKGKQGRFRQNLLGKRVDYSGRSVIVVGPQLKLHQCGLPKAMALELFKPFVMKRLVDLDHAQNIKSAKRMVERHRPVVWDVLEEVITEHPVLLNRAPTLHRLGIQAFEPQLVEGKAIQIHPLVCTAFNADFDGDQMAVHLPLSAEAQAEARILMLSSNNILKPADGRPVTMPTQDMVIGLYHLTSEVAREDEEAPLRAFSTVAEARMAYDAGEIKVGTPIKVRLTDVVPPLGTELPEGVERGESGEVAQWTAETTLGRALFNEALPVHYAFVNEPVDKKRLSTIVNDLAERYTKVQVAASLDALKEAGYYWASRSGTTVAVSDVVTPSRKPEILEGYETKATKVQTQYERGLITDDERRQELIEIWTQATNEVSAEMQANFPKDNPIYRMVSSGARGNWFQLRQIAGMRGLMANPKGEIIPRPIRTNFREGLSVVEFFISTHGARKGLADTALRTADSGYLTRRLVDVSQDVIIREDDCGTERGLPMPIAQTDELTGTRRLHDDVEFTAYARCTAADVAGPDGTVLAAAGSDLGDVVIGQLYEAGVDEVKVRSVLTCESRVGTCAKCYGRSLATGQLVDIGEAVGIIAAQSIGEPGTQLTMRTFHTGGVAGDDITQGLPRVVELFEARTPKGVAPIAEANGRITIEDTDKARRILLTTDADGEEHAYPVSKRSRLLVEDGQHVEVGTQLIVGAIDPKQVLRILGPRATQKHLVDEVQRVYRQQGVSIHDKHIEVIVRQMLRRITVLESGDSGLLPGMLAERTRFEEANRRTVTEGGRPAAGRPELMGITKASLATDSWLSAASFQETTRVLTEAAMEGKSDPLLGLKENVILGKLIPAGTGLARYNNIKVEPTEEARAAMYTLPSYDEYAYPVFGPGSGEAVRLDDAELGLDRL; from the coding sequence GTGCTCGACGTCAACTTCTTCGACGAGCTGCGCATCGGCCTCGCCAGCGCCAGTGACATCCGCAACTGGAGCCACGGCGAGGTCAAGAAGCCGGAGACCATCAACTACCGCACCCTCAAGCCGGAGAAGGAGGGCCTCTTCTGCGAGCGCATCTTCGGCCCCACCCGGGACTGGGAGTGCTCCTGCGGCAAGTACAAGCGCGTCCGCTTCAAGGGCATCATCTGCGAGCGCTGCGGCGTCGAGGTCACCCGTGCCGGCGTGCGTCGTGAGCGGATGGGCCACATCGAGCTCGCCGCCCCCGTCACCCACATCTGGTACTTCAAGGGTGTCCCGAGCCGCCTCGGGTACCTCCTCGACCTCGCGCCGAAGGACCTCGAGAAGGTCATCTACTTCGCGGCGTACATGATCACGAGCGTCGACGAGGAGGGTCGCCACAAGGCGCTGCCCACCCTCGAGGCCGAGATCGACACCGAGCGCAAGGCGATGGAGCAGCGTCGCGACGCCGACGTCGAGGCCCGCGCCAAGAAGCTCGAGGACGACATCGCCGCCCTCGAGGCCGACGGTGCCAAGTCCGACGCCAAGCGCAAGGTCCGCGACTCCGCCGAGCGCGAGATGAACCAGATCCGCAAGCGCGCGGACCAGCAGATCGAGCGCCTCGGCCAGGTCTGGGACCGTTTCAAGACCCTCAAGGTCCAGGACCTTGAGGGCGATGAGGTCCTCTACCGCGAGATGCGTGACCGCTGGGGCATGTACTTCGAGGGCGGCATGGGCGCCGCGGCGATCCAGAAGCGCCTCGAGACCTTCGACCTCCAGGCCGAGTCCGTCGCGCTGCGCGAGATCATCGCCACCGGCAAGGGGCAGAAGAAGACCCGTGCGCTCAAGCGCCTCAAGGTCGTCACCGCCTTCCTCACGACGGACAACGAGCCGGCCGGCATGGTCCTCGACGCTGTCCCCGTCATCCCGCCGGACCTGCGTCCCATGGTCCAGCTCGACGGTGGCCGCTTCGCGACCTCAGACCTCAACGACCTGTACCGCCGCGTCATCAACCGGAACAACCGCCTCAAGCGACTGCTCGACCTCGGCGCGCCCGAGATCATCGTCAACAACGAGAAGCGGATGCTCCAGGAGGCCGTCGACAACCTCTTCGACAACGGCCGTCGCGGTCGTGCCGTGACCGGCCCGGGCAACCGTCCGCTGAAGTCGCTCTCCGACATGCTCAAGGGCAAGCAGGGTCGCTTCCGTCAGAACCTCCTCGGCAAGCGCGTCGACTATTCCGGCCGTTCGGTCATCGTCGTCGGCCCGCAGCTCAAGCTGCACCAGTGCGGTCTGCCGAAGGCCATGGCGCTCGAGCTCTTCAAGCCCTTCGTCATGAAGCGGCTCGTCGACCTCGACCACGCCCAGAACATCAAGTCGGCCAAGCGCATGGTCGAGCGTCACCGCCCGGTGGTCTGGGACGTCCTCGAAGAGGTCATCACCGAGCACCCCGTGCTGCTCAACCGTGCGCCCACGCTGCACCGACTGGGCATCCAGGCCTTCGAGCCGCAGCTCGTCGAGGGCAAGGCCATCCAGATCCACCCGCTCGTCTGCACCGCCTTCAACGCGGACTTCGACGGTGACCAGATGGCCGTGCACCTGCCCCTGTCGGCGGAGGCCCAGGCCGAGGCGCGCATCCTCATGCTCTCCTCGAACAACATCCTCAAGCCGGCCGACGGCCGCCCCGTGACGATGCCGACCCAGGACATGGTCATCGGCCTCTACCACCTCACCTCCGAGGTGGCCCGCGAGGACGAGGAGGCGCCGCTGCGTGCCTTCTCGACCGTCGCCGAGGCGCGGATGGCCTACGACGCGGGCGAGATCAAGGTCGGCACGCCGATCAAGGTCCGTCTCACCGACGTCGTGCCGCCGCTGGGCACCGAGCTCCCCGAGGGCGTCGAGCGTGGCGAGTCGGGCGAGGTCGCCCAGTGGACCGCGGAGACGACCCTGGGTCGCGCCCTCTTCAACGAGGCCCTCCCGGTGCACTACGCCTTCGTCAACGAGCCGGTCGACAAGAAGCGGCTCTCGACGATCGTCAACGACCTCGCCGAGCGCTACACCAAGGTGCAGGTCGCCGCGTCCCTCGACGCGCTCAAGGAGGCCGGCTACTACTGGGCCTCCCGCTCGGGCACGACCGTCGCGGTGAGCGACGTCGTCACCCCGTCCCGCAAGCCCGAGATCCTCGAGGGCTACGAGACGAAGGCGACGAAGGTCCAGACCCAGTACGAGCGCGGTCTGATCACCGACGACGAGCGCCGCCAGGAGCTCATCGAGATCTGGACGCAGGCCACCAACGAGGTCTCGGCCGAGATGCAGGCCAACTTCCCCAAGGACAACCCGATCTACCGCATGGTCAGCTCGGGCGCCCGTGGTAACTGGTTCCAGCTGCGGCAGATCGCCGGTATGCGTGGCCTCATGGCCAACCCGAAGGGCGAGATCATCCCGCGTCCGATCCGGACGAACTTCCGTGAGGGTCTCTCCGTCGTCGAGTTCTTCATCTCGACGCACGGTGCCCGTAAGGGTCTGGCCGACACCGCGCTGCGGACCGCCGACTCCGGGTACCTCACGCGTCGTCTCGTCGACGTGTCGCAGGACGTCATCATCCGTGAGGACGACTGCGGCACCGAGCGCGGCCTGCCGATGCCCATCGCGCAGACCGACGAGCTCACCGGCACCCGCCGCCTGCACGACGACGTCGAGTTCACGGCGTACGCCCGCTGCACCGCCGCGGACGTCGCCGGCCCCGACGGCACCGTCCTCGCGGCGGCCGGCTCGGACCTCGGTGACGTCGTCATCGGCCAGCTCTACGAGGCCGGCGTCGACGAGGTCAAGGTCCGCTCGGTCCTCACCTGCGAGTCCCGCGTCGGTACCTGTGCCAAGTGCTACGGCCGCTCGCTGGCCACCGGCCAGCTCGTCGACATCGGAGAGGCGGTCGGCATCATCGCGGCCCAGTCGATCGGTGAGCCCGGCACCCAGCTGACGATGCGTACCTTCCACACCGGTGGTGTGGCCGGTGACGACATCACGCAGGGTCTGCCGCGTGTCGTCGAGCTCTTCGAGGCCCGCACGCCCAAGGGTGTCGCCCCGATCGCGGAGGCCAACGGCCGGATCACGATCGAGGACACCGACAAGGCGCGCCGGATCCTCCTCACGACGGACGCCGACGGCGAGGAGCACGCCTACCCGGTGAGCAAGCGCTCGCGCCTGCTCGTCGAGGACGGCCAGCACGTCGAGGTGGGCACCCAGCTCATCGTCGGTGCCATCGACCCCAAGCAGGTGCTGCGCATCCTCGGCCCGCGGGCCACGCAGAAGCACCTCGTCGACGAGGTCCAGCGCGTGTACCGCCAGCAGGGTGTGTCGATCCACGACAAGCACATCGAGGTCATCGTCCGGCAGATGCTGCGCCGGATCACCGTCCTCGAGTCGGGCGACTCCGGTCTGCTGCCGGGCATGCTCGCCGAGCGCACCCGCTTCGAGGAGGCCAACCGCCGCACGGTGACCGAGGGTGGTCGTCCCGCGGCCGGTCGTCCCGAGCTCATGGGCATCACCAAGGCCTCGCTCGCGACCGACTCCTGGCTCTCCGCCGCCTCCTTCCAGGAGACGACGCGTGTCCTCACCGAGGCCGCCATGGAGGGCAAGAGCGACCCGCTGCTCGGCCTCAAGGAGAACGTCATCCTCGGCAAGCTCATCCCTGCCGGTACGGGTCTGGCCCGCTACAACAACATCAAGGTCGAGCCCACCGAGGAGGCCCGCGCGGCGATGTACACGCTGCCGAGCTACGATGAGTACGCGTACCCGGTCTTCGGCCCGGGCAGCGGCGAGGCGGTCCGCCTCGACGACGCAGAGCTCGGTCTCGACCGCCTCTGA